One Elusimicrobiota bacterium DNA segment encodes these proteins:
- the murC gene encoding UDP-N-acetylmuramate--L-alanine ligase, with translation MFKKIQHIHFVGIGGSGMSGIAEVLVNLGYKVSGSDLKKTDVTDHLKKLGAKINIGHKAENILGSNVVVTSTAVDVTNPEVIAAEKEKIPVIPRIEMLAELARLKYAITIAGTHGKTTTTSLTSLVLAKGGLDPTMVIGGRFKNIKSGAKLGKGEYLVAEADESDGSFLKLSPTIAVITNIDNDHLDYYKTLENIKKAFVEHINSVPFYGCDIVCWDDPNIREIAPKIKRRYITYGLKDNPNFTAKDIRTKGWGYSFEVFKDGKKLGAIKLNIPGLHNVLNSLAAIAVGCELGIPFSKISLALEEFAGVGRRLEIKGDKNGVLIIDDYGHHPTEIKATIAAIKSNWPDRRLITLFQPHRYTRTANLYEDFAEALKSSEEIRLLQIYPAGEKPIEGVSSSLIYNSMKSNGKNAQYFKDSDSLIKEIRSGDIILTLGAGDVWKIGEEILEKI, from the coding sequence GTGTTTAAAAAAATTCAGCACATTCATTTTGTCGGTATAGGCGGATCGGGGATGTCAGGTATAGCCGAGGTGCTTGTTAATCTTGGCTATAAAGTTTCAGGTTCTGACCTTAAAAAAACAGACGTGACAGATCACTTGAAAAAACTGGGCGCGAAAATAAACATCGGCCATAAGGCGGAAAATATCCTAGGATCAAATGTCGTTGTTACATCAACGGCCGTTGATGTAACGAACCCTGAAGTTATAGCGGCAGAAAAAGAAAAAATTCCCGTTATACCAAGGATAGAGATGCTTGCAGAACTGGCAAGGCTTAAATACGCTATAACAATTGCCGGGACTCACGGGAAAACAACAACAACTTCTTTAACTTCCTTAGTTTTGGCCAAGGGCGGGCTTGACCCTACTATGGTTATCGGAGGGAGATTTAAAAATATAAAAAGCGGGGCAAAGCTGGGCAAAGGCGAGTATCTAGTGGCGGAAGCCGATGAGTCCGACGGATCATTTTTAAAACTTTCTCCGACTATTGCCGTTATAACTAATATTGATAACGACCATTTAGATTACTACAAAACATTAGAAAATATCAAGAAGGCTTTTGTAGAGCATATCAATAGCGTTCCATTTTACGGTTGCGATATTGTTTGCTGGGACGACCCTAATATAAGAGAAATCGCTCCCAAGATAAAGCGGCGTTATATTACTTACGGTTTAAAAGATAATCCGAATTTTACCGCAAAAGATATTAGAACTAAAGGCTGGGGCTATTCATTTGAAGTCTTTAAAGACGGCAAGAAACTGGGGGCTATTAAACTAAATATTCCCGGGCTTCATAATGTATTAAATTCTCTTGCCGCAATTGCCGTAGGATGTGAGCTCGGGATTCCTTTTAGCAAAATATCTTTAGCGCTGGAAGAATTCGCGGGTGTCGGAAGAAGGCTTGAAATAAAGGGTGACAAAAATGGAGTTCTGATTATTGACGACTATGGCCACCATCCAACCGAAATAAAAGCAACAATTGCTGCTATAAAAAGCAACTGGCCCGATCGGCGTTTGATAACGCTTTTTCAACCGCATAGATATACCCGTACGGCAAATTTGTATGAAGATTTTGCTGAAGCTTTAAAAAGTTCTGAAGAAATAAGGCTTCTTCAGATTTATCCCGCAGGCGAAAAGCCCATTGAAGGTGTTTCAAGCAGTTTGATTTACAATTCAATGAAAAGCAACGGGAAAAATGCGCAGTATTTCAAAGACTCTGATTCATTGATAAAAGAAATTAGGTCCGGCGATATTATACTTACGCTTGGCGCCGGCGATGTATGGAAAATAGGAGAAGAAATATTAGAAAAGATTTAG
- a CDS encoding nucleotidyl transferase AbiEii/AbiGii toxin family protein — translation MINQLLNSLARELDKKKVPYMIIGGQAVLLYGNPRLTRDIDITLGIDSEEHSKILDIITKLKLRVLVKDEESFVSKTRVLPCEDTEIHIRVDFIFSFTPYESQAIKRAIRVKIDKYNVRFASKEDVIVHKMFAGRPIDAEDVKGILIRYSATIDFDYIIKWLKEFETISKGENLVRKFNNLRKEIGNNK, via the coding sequence ATGATAAATCAGCTTTTAAACAGTCTTGCGCGCGAACTGGACAAAAAAAAAGTGCCTTATATGATTATCGGAGGGCAGGCAGTTTTGCTTTATGGAAATCCCAGACTTACCAGGGATATAGATATAACGCTTGGCATAGATTCAGAGGAACACTCTAAAATATTAGATATAATTACAAAACTTAAGTTAAGGGTATTGGTTAAAGATGAGGAAAGTTTTGTATCTAAAACCCGTGTTCTTCCATGTGAAGATACCGAAATACATATCAGGGTGGATTTTATTTTTTCCTTTACGCCATACGAAAGTCAGGCTATAAAAAGGGCAATTCGTGTTAAAATAGATAAGTATAATGTTAGATTTGCGTCAAAAGAGGATGTCATTGTGCATAAAATGTTTGCCGGAAGACCCATAGACGCGGAAGATGTAAAAGGCATTTTGATAAGGTATTCGGCCACCATAGATTTTGACTATATTATTAAATGGCTTAAAGAATTTGAGACAATATCGAAAGGGGAAAATTTAGTTAGAAAATTCAATAACTTGAGAAAAGAAATAGGGAACAATAAATAA
- the queF gene encoding preQ(1) synthase has product MKKQISDKPVFNKVSPELLEVMPYQYKGKRIDINIESEEFTCLCPWSGLPDFAYLNINYVPDTVVVELKSLKYYLQSYRMVGIVHESAVNKILEDLVKTVKPKSMTVELVFNPRGGITTTVKAEYKK; this is encoded by the coding sequence ATGAAAAAGCAGATATCTGATAAACCCGTATTTAATAAAGTATCCCCGGAACTGCTTGAAGTAATGCCGTACCAATACAAAGGCAAAAGGATAGATATCAATATTGAAAGCGAGGAGTTTACCTGCCTTTGCCCGTGGTCAGGCCTGCCCGATTTTGCTTACTTGAACATAAATTATGTTCCGGATACGGTTGTTGTTGAGCTTAAATCTTTGAAATATTATCTGCAGTCCTATCGCATGGTTGGAATAGTCCACGAAAGCGCGGTAAACAAGATTTTAGAAGATTTAGTTAAAACTGTTAAACCCAAATCAATGACTGTAGAGCTTGTTTTCAATCCGCGCGGCGGAATAACCACGACAGTAAAAGCGGAATATAAAAAATGA
- a CDS encoding MarC family protein yields MLEFWLCFVPIFVAVDALGTFPVFMNLTEGMKRPAIRKTIIQSTITAMVVGITFLLLGQWILALLRITVSDFMIAGGVLLFVISLNDMIAVEKKVQNVDPESVGAVPIGVPLIVGPAVLTTSLLLVSQYGYILTMIVVILNVIIAGVLFYLSNTINKLLGKPGAKTVSKLACLILASIGVMVVRKGIELFIAKGF; encoded by the coding sequence ATGTTAGAATTCTGGCTTTGTTTTGTGCCCATATTTGTTGCAGTAGATGCTCTCGGAACATTCCCTGTTTTTATGAATTTAACCGAAGGAATGAAAAGGCCTGCGATAAGAAAAACAATTATTCAATCTACAATCACTGCAATGGTTGTAGGCATCACTTTTCTTTTACTCGGTCAATGGATATTAGCTCTTCTAAGAATTACCGTATCCGATTTCATGATCGCAGGCGGAGTGCTCCTTTTTGTTATTTCGCTAAACGATATGATTGCGGTGGAAAAGAAGGTCCAGAATGTTGATCCGGAAAGCGTCGGTGCGGTACCTATAGGTGTGCCGTTAATAGTTGGTCCGGCGGTTTTAACTACCAGCCTGCTTTTAGTGAGCCAGTACGGATACATTTTGACGATGATCGTGGTCATACTCAATGTAATTATCGCTGGAGTTCTTTTTTACTTATCCAACACTATTAATAAGTTGCTTGGCAAGCCCGGTGCAAAAACGGTGTCCAAGCTCGCCTGTTTAATCTTGGCATCAATCGGCGTAATGGTGGTCCGGAAAGGAATAGAGCTGTTTATAGCTAAAGGATTTTAG
- a CDS encoding class I SAM-dependent rRNA methyltransferase, translated as MSKKVFLKRNEEKRINSGHPWVFSNEIREIQGGPSKGDIVDTYDNLQRFLGKGFFNPSSLIAVRLITKSQENIDTAFWTRKISKALEYRKTIYPDLESFRAFFGESDGIPGLIVDKYARYLSLQFLSAGIEKNQNEIIESLKQVFNPAGIIARNDSFLRKLEGLEEKTEILYGDIPDKIKIEENGISFWVDISSGQKTGFYFDQRDNRHLFSKYCKGKKVLDCFCHTGAFGIYALKAGAKEVIWLDSSKSALEKAEENADLNAFKEKFNGILGNTSDYLSDIQAEKEKFDIINLDPPALIKSKKDFNAGFKAYVKLNTSALKLLSGGGILATSSCSHNLSQSDFREMLKDACAKSDKQVRILEMGLQAKDHPILISMPETEYLKFAVLEVI; from the coding sequence ATGTCAAAAAAAGTATTTTTGAAACGAAACGAAGAAAAAAGAATAAACAGCGGGCATCCGTGGGTTTTTTCTAATGAAATAAGGGAAATACAGGGGGGCCCTTCCAAAGGCGATATTGTAGACACCTACGACAACCTGCAGAGATTTTTGGGCAAAGGTTTTTTTAATCCGAGTTCTCTTATTGCGGTTCGGCTGATCACAAAATCTCAAGAAAATATTGATACAGCTTTTTGGACCCGCAAGATTTCAAAAGCGCTTGAATACAGAAAAACTATCTATCCTGATTTGGAATCTTTCAGGGCTTTTTTCGGAGAATCAGACGGAATTCCCGGCCTTATCGTAGACAAGTATGCCCGTTACCTTTCGCTGCAGTTTCTTTCCGCAGGAATCGAAAAAAATCAAAACGAAATAATAGAATCCTTGAAACAAGTATTTAACCCCGCCGGAATAATTGCGCGTAACGATTCTTTTTTAAGAAAATTAGAAGGTTTGGAAGAAAAAACGGAAATTCTTTACGGAGATATACCTGATAAAATAAAAATAGAAGAAAACGGAATTTCGTTTTGGGTAGATATTTCATCAGGGCAAAAAACCGGTTTTTACTTTGATCAAAGAGACAACAGGCATCTTTTTTCAAAATATTGCAAGGGAAAAAAGGTTTTGGATTGTTTTTGTCATACAGGGGCTTTCGGGATTTACGCGTTAAAAGCCGGAGCGAAAGAAGTAATATGGCTTGATTCTTCAAAATCAGCTTTAGAGAAAGCGGAAGAAAATGCGGATTTAAACGCTTTTAAAGAAAAATTTAACGGAATATTGGGTAACACATCAGATTATCTTTCCGATATTCAGGCAGAGAAAGAAAAATTTGATATAATAAACCTCGACCCGCCGGCACTGATAAAAAGTAAAAAAGATTTTAATGCGGGATTTAAAGCGTATGTGAAATTGAATACCAGCGCTTTAAAACTGCTTAGCGGGGGCGGGATCCTTGCAACTAGTTCATGTTCACATAATCTTTCTCAGTCTGATTTTAGGGAAATGTTGAAAGACGCTTGCGCAAAATCTGACAAGCAGGTTCGTATCTTGGAGATGGGATTACAGGCAAAAGACCACCCCATATTAATTTCAATGCCCGAAACGGAATATTTAAAATTTGCAGTGCTGGAAGTTATTTGA
- a CDS encoding serine hydroxymethyltransferase, which produces MSSISKQDPEVYNVLEKELERQRFTLELIASENHASQAVLEAQGSVLTNKYAEGYPGKRYYGGCEFVDMAESLAIERAKKLFGAEHVNVQPHSGTQANIAAYLSLINIGDTMMGMSLAHGGHLTHGSPVNFSGKYYKVIPYVVRQDTELIDYDEMERLAKENKPKLIITGASAYSRVWEWKKIREIADSIGAFIVADIAHYAGLIAAGIYPSPIEYADIVTTTTHKTLRGPRGGMIMCKTKYAQAVDKMVFPGTQGGPLMHVIAAKAVAFGEALKPEFKKYQEQVLKNAKVFAQSLVQGGLRIVSGGTDCHMFLVDLRPLGVKGNEAQTVLESVGITVNKNAIPYDPEKPMVASGIRIGTPAITTRGMKEQEMDKIAGWIIQTLKNRSDENILKNIKSEVIKLCKKFPLY; this is translated from the coding sequence ATGAGTTCAATATCAAAACAAGATCCTGAAGTTTATAATGTATTAGAAAAAGAACTTGAACGGCAAAGATTTACTCTTGAGTTGATAGCTTCGGAAAATCATGCTTCGCAAGCGGTCTTGGAAGCTCAAGGGTCGGTATTGACCAATAAATATGCCGAAGGTTACCCGGGAAAAAGGTATTACGGCGGATGTGAGTTTGTGGACATGGCGGAAAGCCTGGCCATAGAACGAGCTAAAAAACTTTTTGGCGCGGAACACGTAAATGTGCAGCCCCATTCAGGGACGCAGGCAAATATTGCGGCATATCTTTCACTTATTAATATCGGCGATACTATGATGGGTATGAGTTTGGCTCACGGAGGGCATCTTACTCACGGAAGCCCAGTAAATTTTTCAGGGAAATATTATAAAGTCATTCCATATGTCGTCAGGCAGGACACCGAACTAATTGATTATGATGAGATGGAAAGACTTGCCAAAGAAAATAAGCCTAAATTAATAATTACCGGGGCAAGCGCCTACTCAAGGGTATGGGAATGGAAAAAAATTAGGGAAATAGCCGATTCCATAGGTGCATTTATAGTTGCAGACATCGCCCATTACGCAGGATTGATCGCAGCCGGTATATATCCTTCGCCTATTGAATACGCTGACATTGTTACTACTACAACGCATAAAACTTTGCGTGGCCCCAGAGGCGGCATGATAATGTGCAAGACAAAATATGCTCAAGCAGTAGACAAGATGGTTTTTCCCGGAACTCAAGGGGGCCCGCTTATGCATGTAATAGCCGCAAAAGCGGTGGCGTTTGGAGAAGCTTTAAAACCTGAATTTAAAAAATATCAGGAACAAGTTTTGAAAAATGCTAAAGTCTTTGCCCAAAGTTTGGTTCAAGGCGGTTTAAGAATAGTTTCCGGCGGAACCGACTGTCATATGTTTTTAGTTGATTTAAGGCCTTTGGGCGTGAAAGGCAATGAAGCTCAAACAGTATTAGAAAGCGTAGGAATTACCGTTAACAAAAACGCCATACCTTATGATCCCGAAAAGCCTATGGTTGCATCCGGTATCAGGATAGGCACGCCCGCGATTACTACGCGCGGTATGAAAGAACAGGAAATGGATAAAATAGCCGGCTGGATTATACAAACTCTTAAAAACAGATCGGACGAAAACATTCTTAAAAATATCAAATCCGAAGTAATAAAACTTTGCAAAAAATTCCCTCTTTATTGA
- the argJ gene encoding bifunctional glutamate N-acetyltransferase/amino-acid acetyltransferase ArgJ, whose translation MIPKDFLLGGIHCGIAKKFQKKDLALLYSKKPAKAYGMFTSNLCKAAPVLVSQKHLKMNKTNVRGIIANSGCANACTGLKGFKNAEEMCGLAGKSLGVKKENFLVASTGVIGKHLPIEKISKGIKILSGKIGFSKKDELSCVQAIMTTDTFTKISSGSFKIGNKKINIWGCVKGAGMIHPDLKKPHATMLSFILTDANISNKAVEKALSNSIEKSFNCVSVDGDTSTNDSVFLLANGAAGNSLIAESGKAFDIFSKNLLKVCLDLAKKLARDGEGATKLIEIEVNGARDKNGAKKIASTIATSPLFKTAIFGNDANWGRIMAAAGRSGVSFKPEKVDVWIGNVCVAKKGIGANFSEEKTKRILHNKEIKITVNLNSGKESAKYYTCDFSFDYVKINASYRS comes from the coding sequence ATGATTCCTAAAGATTTTCTTTTGGGCGGTATTCATTGCGGGATAGCAAAAAAGTTTCAAAAAAAGGACCTTGCCCTTTTATATTCCAAAAAACCAGCCAAAGCTTATGGTATGTTTACGTCTAATCTTTGCAAGGCTGCTCCGGTTTTAGTAAGCCAAAAACATTTAAAGATGAATAAGACAAATGTTCGCGGAATTATTGCAAACTCCGGCTGTGCCAATGCTTGTACCGGGCTCAAAGGATTTAAAAATGCCGAAGAAATGTGCGGCCTTGCCGGGAAATCTTTGGGAGTGAAAAAAGAAAATTTCCTGGTAGCTTCAACCGGCGTAATAGGAAAACATTTGCCGATAGAAAAAATATCTAAAGGGATAAAAATACTATCCGGCAAAATCGGCTTTTCTAAAAAAGACGAGCTATCCTGCGTGCAAGCTATTATGACCACTGATACTTTTACTAAAATTTCCAGCGGATCTTTTAAAATAGGGAACAAAAAAATAAATATCTGGGGATGCGTTAAAGGCGCCGGCATGATTCATCCTGATCTTAAAAAACCTCATGCGACCATGCTTTCTTTTATACTGACGGATGCAAATATATCAAATAAAGCGGTTGAAAAAGCCCTGTCTAACTCTATAGAAAAATCATTTAACTGCGTCTCCGTGGACGGAGATACTTCAACAAATGATTCTGTCTTTTTGCTTGCTAACGGGGCAGCCGGAAATTCTCTTATTGCCGAATCAGGCAAAGCCTTTGATATTTTTTCTAAAAACCTTTTAAAAGTTTGTCTTGATCTTGCAAAAAAACTTGCTAGAGACGGAGAGGGAGCGACCAAACTCATTGAAATAGAAGTTAATGGCGCAAGAGATAAAAATGGCGCAAAAAAAATAGCGTCAACCATAGCGACTTCACCTCTTTTTAAAACCGCTATATTCGGTAATGATGCAAACTGGGGAAGAATAATGGCGGCTGCCGGCAGGTCGGGAGTATCATTTAAACCTGAAAAAGTTGATGTATGGATCGGTAATGTTTGCGTTGCAAAAAAAGGCATAGGCGCAAATTTCTCTGAAGAAAAAACTAAAAGGATATTACATAACAAGGAAATAAAAATCACTGTAAATTTAAATTCGGGAAAAGAAAGCGCGAAATATTATACTTGCGATTTTTCTTTTGACTATGTAAAAATTAATGCCAGCTATCGAAGTTAG
- the argC gene encoding N-acetyl-gamma-glutamyl-phosphate reductase, which yields MIKIGIIGITGFTGEELLKILLKHKNVKISVLQGRTSSEVKPLKQIYPNLSQIDINCEPLDIKGLSDKCDVVFLALPHRISFEIVPEIIKAGKKVIDLSADFRLNDGQIYEKWYGSKHTATHLLTEAVYGLPEIYREKIKKAKLIANPGCYPTSVILACAPAMKKNIVESSSLIVDSKSGISGAGRKAAEEYFQKEHPNFRAYNIGGIHRHIPEIEQELSKVVGEKVVLTFTPHIIPIERGMLSTIYLDLKKKISTADIISLYSEFYKNEPFVRVLKEGELPSTKNVVNTNFCEIGLKVDDRINRLIVISAIDNLIKGASGQAVQNMNIMFNLGEEEGLK from the coding sequence ATGATCAAAATCGGAATTATCGGGATAACAGGTTTTACAGGGGAAGAACTGCTGAAAATTCTTTTAAAGCATAAGAATGTTAAAATTTCCGTATTGCAGGGAAGGACTTCTTCTGAAGTAAAACCGTTAAAACAAATATATCCGAATTTATCCCAAATTGATATTAATTGCGAGCCTTTAGACATCAAGGGATTAAGCGATAAGTGCGATGTGGTTTTTCTTGCTTTGCCTCACAGAATTTCATTTGAAATTGTTCCCGAGATAATAAAAGCGGGTAAAAAAGTCATAGATTTGTCGGCAGACTTCAGGCTTAATGACGGGCAGATTTATGAAAAATGGTATGGTTCAAAACATACTGCCACGCATCTTTTAACGGAAGCGGTTTATGGTTTGCCGGAAATTTACAGGGAAAAAATAAAAAAAGCCAAGCTGATAGCAAATCCGGGATGTTATCCGACAAGCGTAATTTTGGCCTGCGCGCCGGCCATGAAGAAAAATATTGTTGAAAGTTCTTCCTTAATAGTCGATTCTAAAAGCGGTATTTCAGGTGCCGGAAGAAAAGCCGCTGAAGAATATTTTCAAAAAGAGCATCCAAATTTCAGGGCTTACAATATTGGCGGTATTCACAGGCACATACCGGAAATAGAACAGGAGCTTTCTAAAGTTGTAGGTGAGAAAGTTGTATTGACTTTCACCCCGCATATAATCCCTATTGAAAGAGGGATGCTGTCTACAATATATTTGGATTTAAAAAAGAAGATATCTACTGCGGATATAATTTCTTTATACTCGGAATTTTATAAAAATGAGCCTTTTGTTAGAGTATTAAAAGAAGGGGAACTCCCGTCAACAAAAAATGTAGTAAACACGAATTTTTGTGAAATCGGGCTTAAAGTTGATGACAGGATTAACAGGCTCATAGTAATTTCTGCTATAGACAATCTTATCAAAGGCGCTTCGGGGCAAGCTGTGCAAAATATGAATATTATGTTTAACCTTGGCGAAGAGGAAGGCTTAAAATAA